The Shewanella japonica genome has a window encoding:
- a CDS encoding HlyD family type I secretion periplasmic adaptor subunit → MSNKLSNHDLEMVDDVYGAMMTDSPRGHSLIIWSLAAMTLCFFIWSYFSELDQVTSGMGKVIPSSQIQLIDSLDGGVLQEIYVQEGMIVTKGQPLVKIDDIRFRSDFAQQEQEVYSLQTNVIRMRTELDSIVISDMSSNWREQVKITKQPLVFSDEIIEQEPDLVKNQQAEYSGRLDNLTNQLEILVRQIQQRQQETEELTSKISTLTKSYQLISRELELTKPLAQKGIVPEVELLKLERTVNDIQGELKTMRLLRPKLKASMDEAILKRREAVFVYAADLRASLNEMQTKLSRMNQAQIGAFDKINKAVITSPVNGTIKTLHINTLGGVVQPGEEIIEIVPSEDQLLIETKITPQDIAFLHPGLPAVVKVTAYDFTRYGGLKGTVEHISADTSQDEEGNSFYTIRVRTEESNLTKSDGTKMPIIPGMLTSVDVITGQRTILEYILNPILRAKETALREN, encoded by the coding sequence ATGAGTAATAAATTATCGAATCACGACTTAGAGATGGTTGATGATGTCTATGGCGCCATGATGACAGACTCCCCTCGTGGCCATAGTCTTATCATATGGTCACTGGCAGCCATGACCTTATGTTTCTTTATTTGGTCTTATTTTTCTGAGTTAGATCAAGTGACATCTGGAATGGGAAAAGTGATCCCCTCCTCTCAAATTCAACTTATTGATAGTCTCGATGGCGGTGTACTGCAAGAGATATATGTTCAAGAAGGAATGATCGTCACTAAAGGGCAACCGCTAGTTAAAATTGATGATATTCGTTTTCGTTCAGACTTTGCCCAACAAGAACAAGAAGTGTATAGCTTACAAACCAATGTTATACGTATGCGCACTGAACTTGATAGCATCGTTATTTCTGATATGTCGTCTAACTGGCGAGAACAAGTCAAAATCACCAAACAACCTTTAGTATTCTCTGATGAAATTATTGAACAAGAACCTGACTTAGTTAAAAACCAGCAAGCAGAATACTCAGGCCGTCTTGACAACCTTACCAATCAACTGGAAATTTTGGTGCGTCAAATACAACAGCGCCAACAAGAAACAGAAGAGCTGACGTCTAAAATCTCTACACTAACTAAAAGTTACCAGCTTATTTCTCGTGAGCTTGAATTAACGAAACCATTAGCCCAAAAAGGGATTGTACCCGAAGTTGAGTTACTTAAACTCGAACGCACGGTCAACGACATCCAAGGTGAATTAAAAACAATGCGCTTATTGCGCCCTAAGCTAAAAGCATCGATGGATGAGGCAATTTTAAAACGACGTGAAGCTGTATTCGTTTATGCTGCTGATTTACGTGCCAGTTTAAACGAGATGCAAACTAAGCTTTCTCGTATGAACCAAGCCCAAATTGGTGCTTTTGACAAAATTAATAAAGCTGTGATTACTTCGCCGGTAAACGGAACCATTAAAACATTACATATCAATACTCTAGGTGGCGTAGTTCAACCAGGAGAAGAGATTATTGAAATCGTACCTTCAGAAGATCAGCTATTAATCGAAACTAAAATTACACCACAAGATATTGCATTTTTGCACCCAGGCTTACCCGCTGTCGTCAAAGTCACTGCTTATGATTTTACCCGTTACGGCGGCCTTAAAGGCACTGTTGAACATATCAGTGCAGACACCAGTCAAGATGAAGAAGGCAATAGCTTCTATACTATACGTGTCAGAACTGAAGAATCGAATTTAACAAAAAGCGATGGCACAAAGATGCCAATTATTCCCGGCATGCTCACATCAGTGGACGTCATTACCGGGCAAAGAACTATCCTTGAGTACATTTTGAACCCGATATTACGGGCAAAAGAAACAGCACTTAGAGAGAATTAG
- a CDS encoding TolC family outer membrane protein codes for MKININQCSKLSIFALAMSAIFATPLLNAQSLEQAVAHTLDTNPELRIAFNRFKAREEQVNQAIAGYMPTVDLTGAYGWEQTDSPSTRGKRQPGNDNLDEGVMELERGEAGFSIKQMLFDGFYTSSEVDRFSFEASSEQWALFAAAEDIALEVSKVYMNYIKAEQLLVLSEKNLNSHKEIYEQIKERTDSGLGSIADLSQISGRLARANANLMSAKNNLSDARAQYIRIVEVAPENLVVPVPDIDLLPANIAESVIMAQDNHPILKSASSDIKAADSERSSAQSNYYPKFSLELNGNWNNNLDGEDGYGTGTTLDPYVNGYSNDLVGMVRVKYNLFSGGKDLAREKEAAYKINEAKEIRQRAHRQVVEGVHLSWNAYEMLAPQKRYIRDHVIASKDTQVAYAQQFNLGQRSLLDLLDTENELYQARQDYLQTEYDETIAKYRLLNATGQLLDSLRVTRPDIWQGERDYEGGVK; via the coding sequence ATGAAAATTAACATTAACCAATGCAGTAAATTGAGTATCTTCGCATTGGCAATGTCAGCAATTTTTGCAACGCCTTTGCTTAACGCACAATCGTTAGAGCAGGCTGTTGCACACACTCTGGATACCAATCCTGAGCTTCGTATTGCGTTTAACCGTTTTAAAGCACGCGAAGAACAAGTTAACCAAGCCATTGCTGGGTATATGCCAACTGTAGATTTAACAGGGGCCTATGGATGGGAACAAACTGACAGTCCTTCAACTCGTGGTAAAAGACAGCCAGGAAATGACAATCTGGATGAAGGCGTCATGGAACTTGAACGAGGTGAAGCAGGATTTAGTATCAAACAAATGCTGTTTGATGGTTTTTATACAAGTAGTGAAGTTGACCGTTTTTCTTTCGAAGCGAGTTCTGAGCAATGGGCGTTATTCGCCGCTGCAGAAGATATCGCACTCGAAGTTAGTAAAGTGTACATGAATTACATTAAAGCTGAGCAACTGTTGGTGCTTTCAGAGAAAAACTTAAATAGTCATAAAGAAATTTATGAGCAAATTAAGGAACGTACTGATTCAGGTTTAGGCTCGATTGCTGATTTATCGCAAATCTCTGGTCGACTGGCTCGTGCAAATGCCAACCTGATGTCAGCTAAAAACAACCTTTCTGATGCAAGAGCCCAATATATTCGCATCGTTGAAGTTGCACCTGAAAACCTAGTTGTTCCTGTGCCTGATATAGACTTACTCCCTGCTAACATCGCAGAGAGTGTCATCATGGCCCAAGACAACCACCCAATATTAAAATCGGCAAGTAGTGATATCAAAGCCGCCGATAGTGAGCGCAGTTCAGCACAATCTAATTACTATCCAAAATTCTCATTAGAATTAAACGGTAACTGGAATAATAACCTTGATGGTGAAGATGGTTATGGCACAGGAACCACACTTGACCCTTATGTGAATGGTTACAGTAATGATCTGGTTGGTATGGTTCGAGTGAAGTACAACTTATTCTCTGGCGGTAAAGATCTCGCACGAGAAAAGGAAGCCGCCTACAAAATTAACGAAGCGAAAGAAATCCGCCAACGTGCTCATCGTCAAGTCGTTGAAGGTGTGCACCTTTCATGGAATGCTTATGAAATGTTAGCGCCGCAAAAGCGATATATTCGTGATCATGTTATTGCCTCAAAAGATACTCAAGTTGCTTATGCTCAGCAATTTAACCTAGGGCAACGTAGCTTGTTAGATTTACTTGATACTGAAAACGAACTTTATCAAGCCCGTCAGGACTATCTACAAACAGAATATGATGAAACGATTGCAAAATATCGCTTATTGAATGCAACTGGACAGTTACTAGATTCATTACGTGTTACTCGACCAGATATTTGGCAAGGTGAACGTGACTACGAAGGAGGAGTAAAATAA
- a CDS encoding OmpA family protein, whose product MKYLILLLSMTLTVGCSMRDIVTADSPTEQQFDLNDNDKDGVIVARERCLDTVIGAGIDNYGCPTISEINERQELEILFENDSDHINTRFYQQIEEVADLMKLYPNTVVTIEGHCSKTGTYEHNLTLSQARADNVVNVLVDTFNIDRSRLTAIGYSYDQPIDLSGTPEANEANRRVIAEVTGDDQRTDMKWHIYTVDQ is encoded by the coding sequence ATGAAATACCTCATTTTACTACTCAGCATGACACTAACGGTGGGCTGTTCAATGCGTGATATCGTCACCGCAGACAGCCCAACTGAGCAGCAATTCGATTTAAACGATAACGATAAAGACGGCGTTATTGTGGCACGTGAGCGCTGTTTAGATACCGTCATTGGCGCAGGCATAGATAATTATGGCTGCCCGACAATTAGCGAAATCAACGAACGCCAAGAGTTAGAGATTTTATTTGAAAATGACTCAGATCATATCAACACACGCTTTTACCAACAAATAGAAGAAGTGGCTGACTTGATGAAGTTATACCCTAATACGGTTGTGACTATAGAGGGACATTGCAGTAAAACTGGAACATATGAGCACAATTTAACGCTTTCACAAGCACGTGCTGATAATGTTGTGAATGTCTTAGTTGATACCTTCAATATCGATAGATCACGTTTAACGGCAATTGGCTACAGCTATGATCAGCCAATTGATTTAAGTGGTACGCCTGAAGCAAATGAAGCAAACAGACGTGTTATTGCTGAAGTTACAGGCGATGATCAAAGAACAGATATGAAGTGGCACATATACACGGTTGATCAATAA
- a CDS encoding transglutaminase-like cysteine peptidase, with protein sequence MDAQKTISALSDQYGERAGKRAKAWFKIVNDAQNLDDIAKLEKVNSFFNLFKFVDDNKVWGESNYWASPMEFIGVNAGDCEDFSIAKYFTLLQVGIAEDKLRITMVKATSVNQYHMVLAYYETPGAIPLVLDNLDPVIKPATKRNDLLPVYSFNGKQLWLNKEKGRGVLAGSSSRLEKWNDLKLRLGIDRLRQPKQKME encoded by the coding sequence ATGGATGCACAGAAAACGATCAGCGCCTTATCAGATCAATACGGTGAACGCGCCGGAAAGCGTGCTAAAGCTTGGTTTAAAATCGTCAATGACGCGCAAAACCTTGACGATATAGCCAAGCTTGAAAAAGTGAATAGCTTTTTTAATTTATTTAAATTTGTCGATGATAATAAAGTCTGGGGGGAGTCGAATTATTGGGCCTCCCCTATGGAGTTTATCGGCGTCAATGCAGGCGACTGTGAAGACTTTTCCATCGCCAAATATTTTACGCTCCTTCAGGTCGGTATTGCTGAAGATAAGTTACGCATTACTATGGTTAAAGCAACATCTGTAAACCAATACCATATGGTCTTAGCTTATTATGAAACCCCTGGGGCAATCCCATTGGTGCTAGATAATTTAGACCCAGTGATTAAGCCTGCTACCAAAAGAAATGATTTGCTGCCTGTTTACAGCTTCAATGGTAAGCAACTATGGCTTAATAAAGAGAAAGGACGAGGTGTGCTTGCGGGCTCTTCCTCGCGTCTTGAAAAATGGAATGATTTAAAATTAAGGTTGGGCATAGACCGGTTACGGCAGCCTAAACAAAAAATGGAGTAG